From the Oryza glaberrima chromosome 5, OglaRS2, whole genome shotgun sequence genome, one window contains:
- the LOC127774840 gene encoding bisdemethoxycurcumin synthase-like, translating to MPGTATAAVVDSRPCTQHAEGPAAVLAIGTANPANIVYQDGFTDYYFGLTESEHLTELKDKMKRICHRSGIQKRYIHLDEKLIREHPEIIDKHMPSLETRVDIVTTEIPKLAESAARKAIAEWGRPATDITHLIFSTYSGCSAPSADLKLASLLGLNPSVSRTILSLHGCSGGGRALQLAKELAENNRAARVLIACAELTLICFSNPDESKIVGHGLFGDGAGAIIVGADPLVDGERPLFEMVLASQTTIPGTEHALGMQTTSNGIDFHLSIQVPTLIKDNIRQCLLNTFRSVGNMDPNWNDLFWAVHPGGRAILDNIEGELQLQPAKLAASRHVLSEYGNMSGTTIAFVLDELRRRREKEGDEHQQPEWGVMLAFGPGITIEAMVLRNPVS from the exons ATGCCTGGAACAGCTACTGCCGCTGTTGTTGACAGCCGCCCGTGCACACAGCACGCGGAAGGCCCTGCTGCggtcctcgccatcggcactgcAAACCCGGCAAATATCGTCTATCAAGATGGGTTTACCGACTACTACTTCGGTTTAACCGAGAGCGAGCATCTTACTGAGCTGAAGGATAAAATGAAGAGAATAT GTCACAGGTCGGGAATACAGAAACGCTACATCCACCTTGATGAAAAGCTCATCCGTGAGCACCCGGAGATCATCGACAAACACATGCCCTCCCTTGAAACTCGTGTAGACATCGTCACCACTGAGATCCCAAAGCTCGCTGAGTCCGCCGCACGGAAGGCCATCGCCGAGTGGGGCCGTCCTGCCACTGATATTACCCACCTCATCTTCAGCACCTACTCCGGGTGCAGTGCTCCTAGCGCTGACCTCAAGCTGGCATCACTACTCGGGCTCAACCCTTCTGTCTCTCGCACCATCCTCAGCCTCCACGGTTGCTCTGGAGGCGGTAGGGCCCTCCAACTTGCCAAGGAGCTTGCCGAGAACAACCGCGCTGCACGCGTTCTCATAGCCTGCGCCGAGCTGACGCTGATATGCTTCTCAAACCCAGATGAAAGCAAAATCGTCGGCCATGGACTATTTGGGGATGGTGCCGGAGCAATCATTGTCGGCGCTGACCCATTGGTCGATGGAGAACGCCCGCTGTTTGAGATGGTCCTTGCCTCGCAAACAACGATACCAGGTACTGAGCATGCACTTGGCATGCAGACCACCAGCAACGGCATAGATTTCCACCTCTCTATCCAGGTGCCGACGCTAATCAAGGACAACATCCGACAATGCTTGCTCAACACATTCCGATCGGTTGGAAACATGGATCCTAATTGGAATGACCTCTTCTGGGCGGTGCACCCTGGTGGCCGTGCAATCCTTGACAACATAGAAGGTGAGCTTCAACTGCAGCCAGCAAAGCTTGCGGCAAGCCGCCATGTGCTGAGCGAGTATGGGAATATGAGTGGCACGACGATCGCGTTTGTTCTTGATGAGTTGCGTCGTCGTCGGGAGAAGGAAGGAGATGAGCATCAACAACCTGAGTGGGGAGTAATGCTAGCCTTTGGACCAGGTATCACAATAGAGGCAATGGTGTTGCGTAACCCAGTCTCATGA
- the LOC127774882 gene encoding bisdemethoxycurcumin synthase-like produces the protein MPGAAAAAVVDSRLCTQHAEGPAAVLAIGTANPANIVYQDGFADYYFGLTKSEHLTELKDKMKRICHRSGIEKRYIHLDDKLIREHPEIIDKHMPSLETRVDIVSTEVPKLAESAARKAIAEWGRPATDITHLIFSTYSGCSAPSADLKLASLLGLNPSVSRTILSLHGCSGGGRALQLAKELAENNRDARVLVACAELTLICFSNPDESKIVGHGLFGDGAGAIIVGAGPVVDEERPLFEMVLASQTTIPSTEHALGMQTTASGIDFHLSIQVPTLIKDNIRQCLLDTFRSVGNMDPNWNDLFWAVHPGGRAILDNIEGELQLQPAKLAASRHVLNEYGNMSGTTIAFVLDDLRRRREKEEDHHQQLEWGVMLAFGPGITIEAMVLRNPLS, from the exons ATGCCTGGAGCAGCTGCTGCCGCTGTTGTTGACAGCCGCCTGTGCACACAGCACGCGGAAGGCCCTGCTGCggtcctcgccatcggcactgcAAACCCGGCAAATATCGTCTATCAAGATGGGTTTGCCGACTACTACTTTGGTCTAACCAAGAGCGAGCATCTTACTGAGCTGAAGGACAAAATGAAGAGGATAT GTCACAGATCGGGAATAGAGAAACGCTACATCCACCTTGATGACAAGCTCATCCGTGAGCACCCGGAGATCATCGACAAACACATGCCCTCCCTTGAAACTCGCGTAGACATCGTCTCTACTGAGGTTCCGAAGCTCGCCGAGTCAGCCGCACGGAAGGCCATCGCCGAGTGGGGCCGTCCGGCCACTGACATTACACACCTCATCTTCAGCACCTACTCCGGGTGCAGTGCTCCTAGCGCTGACCTCAAGCTGGCATCACTACTCGGCCTCAACCCTTCTGTCTCTCGCACCATCCTTAGCCTCCACGGTTGCTCTGGAGGCGGTAGGGCACTTCAACTTGCCAAGGAGCTCGCCGAGAACAACCGTGATGCACGTGTTCTCGTAGCCTGTGCCGAGCTGACGCTAATATGCTTCTCAAACCCAGATGAAAGCAAAATTGTCGGCCATGGACTGTTTGGGGATGGTGCCGGAGCAATCATTGTCGGCGCTGGCCCAGTGGTCGATGAAGAGCGCCCACTATTCGAGATGGTCCTCGCCTCGCAAACAACGATACCAAGTACTGAGCATGCACTTGGCATGCAGACCACCGCCAGTGGCATAGATTTCCACCTCTCTATCCAGGTGCCAACACTGATCAAGGACAACATCCGGCAGTGCTTGCTCGACACATTCCGATCGGTTGGAAACATGGATCCTAATTGGAATGACCTCTTCTGGGCAGTGCACCCTGGTGGCCGTGCGATCCTTGACAACATAGAAGGCGAGCTTCAGCTGCAACCAGCAAAGCTTGCGGCAAGCCGCCATGTGCTGAACGAGTATGGGAATATGAGTGGCACGACGATCGCGTTTGTTCTTGATGACTTGCGTCGCCGtcgggagaaggaagaagatcaCCATCAACAACTTGAGTGGGGAGTAATGCTAGCCTTTGGACCAGGTATCACAATAGAGGCAATGGTGCTGCGTAACCCACTCTCATGA